One stretch of Pongo abelii isolate AG06213 chromosome Y, NHGRI_mPonAbe1-v2.0_pri, whole genome shotgun sequence DNA includes these proteins:
- the LOC134760957 gene encoding collagen, type I, alpha 1b-like — MTSDAALASGWWLWSLRGPRWRDPGLVRRVSVGAEGRPASQAGRRGTALVSVAVGSRGRVFLVARPCPRFLPPSRRSAGSRVPSPSRSPALGSLCPPSPPAARRSSPLPERLAGSTSVVASSGTEPGTASGGVAAGRWSARCPRPPACAFGTGSAAPPALGPGGLPERSFLRGRPVARAGERGFRGAGRDCGGGVGEPRGSPKVESAAPGAARGPPSRSEAAGGETPRVCPGRGRLRPRGPAASPSPAGRLSRAFPFASASPGVSSSSPGPVFRIGSARPRVRLASRACRGPSPRRPSRASASGRARPPRVALPRSARACARARPGGPSRTGVGT, encoded by the exons ATGACGAGCGATGCGGCCCTGGCGTCGGGTTGGTGGCTGTGGTCGCTTCGGGGCCCCCGGTGGCGGGACCCGGGGCTCGTGAGGCGGGTCTCGGTGGGTGCCGAGGGCCGTCCGGCGTCCCAGGCGGGGCGCCGCGGGACCGCCCTCGTGTCGGTGGCGGTGGGATCCCGCGgccgtgttttcctggtggcccggccgtgcccgaggtttctcccgccgagccgccgctctgcgggctcccgggtgccctcgccctcgcgttccccggcccttggctccctgtgccccccttccccgcccgccgcccgccgatcctctcccctccccgagcggctcgccggctcgacgtcggtggtggcctcgtctgggaccgaacccggcaccgcctcggggggcgTCGCCGCCGGCCGCTGGTCGGCCCGGTGTCCCCGTCCCCCGGCGTGCGCCTTCGGGACCGGGTCGGCGGCCCCCCCGGCGTTGGGCCCCGGTGGGCTCCCGGAGAGGAGTTTTCTTAGGGGTCGGCCGGTGGCGCGTGCGGGAGAGAGAGGGTTCCGGGGGGCTGGCCGCGACTGCGGCGGCGGTGTGGGGGAGCCGCGCGGATCGCCGAAGGTCGAGTCGGCCGCTCCGGGTGCCGCGCGGGGGCCGCCTTCGCGCTCGGAGGCTGCGGGCGGTGAGACCCCCCGCGTGTGTCCCGGCCGCGGTCGGCTGCGCCCGAGGGGTCCCGCGGCGTCCCCTTCCCCCGCCGGCCGCCTTTCTCGAGCCTTCCCCTTCGCCTCGGCCTCGCCCGGGGTCTCGTCGTCTTCTCCCGGCCCTGTCTTCCGAATCGGTTCGGCGCGCCCCCGGGTGCGCCTCGCTTCCCGGGCCTGCCGCGGCCCTTCCCCGAGGCGTCCGTCCCGGGCGTCGGCGTCGGGGAGAGCCCGTCCTCCCCGCGTGGCGTTGCCCCGTTCGGCGCGCGCGTGCGCCCGAGCGCGGCCCGGTGGTCCCTCCCGGACAGGCGTCG GTACCTAG